The following nucleotide sequence is from Anopheles stephensi strain Indian chromosome 3, UCI_ANSTEP_V1.0, whole genome shotgun sequence.
TCAACAAAAATTCTCTCatgttactttttttttatatttcaattTCTACCTTCATTTCACGAAGTATTTTTATCACAGTATGGTCTTTAAAtattgcaaaagaaaataacGTCGTGAGTGGAGTATGTGGACGGTTTCAACATTCCAGGTTAATTGTATCGATTTCGTAGCTACATTTGGGGGGTACAACAAACCACAGCAATAGCTGATCGGCAGATCAATGAAATAATTATCGATGCAAGTGCTGCGCATCTTCATCTAGCGCTACTGTCTCTCCGATCGAGTATAAAGCATCTCTCCAGCATCGAATCAATCATCAGTTCACTGTCAGATTTCTTTAGGAGAACACATCTCAACTACCAAAACACATTCAACATGTTCAAGGTACGCCTATCTTTTACAACTCGCAGCTTTACCAACTTTATTAACTGAGTATTTGGTCCTTAGATCCTCGCCCTTATTGCCTGCCTGGCTATCGTTGCCTCGGCTCAGTACCATGGTGAACCCGAGCACAAGGAACACCATGCGTATCCGAAGTACAAGTTCGAGTATGGAGTGAAGGACCCGCACACCGGTGACCACAAGAGCCAGTGGGAAGTGCGTGATGGAGATGTCGTCAAGGGAGCCTACACCCTGCACGAGGCCGATGGAACCGAGCGTGTGGTCGAGTACAAGTCGGACGGTCACAACGGATTCGAGGCTGACGTGAAGAAGGTCGGTCATGCTCATCACCCCGAGAAGTACTCCAGCCACCCAGTCCATGTTCCAGTGCATAAGCCTGTCCATGTCCCTGCTCCAGTCCATGTTCCGGAGCAGCATGTCCATCACGGATACTCTGGTGCTAGCTATGTCAACGTTGACAAGCACTACTAAAGGATCTGTTGATCGTCTGCCTTCAATCAAGTTAAATTCGATTGTGATGTAATAAAAAATGATCTGCATAGAGCTATCCTTGACAAAAAAGGAGCAATTAAAgttttttggtgttttgtaGCAATTACTTAAATATTCTCTTCTTAAGATATACTGTTTGGGACTACTTTCCTGAGTTAATTACTGAATATTGCAAAAAAACTTATATGTTACTTGAATGGCTTGTTTATGAGACATCTTTTCCTTCTCACTTGGCCTAACAACTTGACAGgtcatgccatttctggattaccAGACTTATTGATAGCGAATAGTTAGATAGTCACTATGGGGAACGtctcagatgggatttgagccccagtCCAGCCGTGTGTTTACTGGAGTCGTTTTCGCGTTCATAGCTAATGAACAATATGGATTAAATGACATATTTTTCGTCTTGTTGGTACTTCAAGGTCAAGAGCTATAAACCTGCCATCTGTCGctaatcaaaattaaattttaccaTATAACttggtagtcagccctacgtatgGAGAGACGTTCCAGACAAGAGACGATACACCGTTCTGCCGTGTTAAGACCGGCATCGATACGAACTAAGCCAAAGGACCTTCCTCGAATCTTATCTGATATTGATTCTTATTTGATATGTTAAAATGTATGGTTTGACGGAAAAATTACAGTGAACAAGAACAATTTTGAATGCGAGTATGCTATGGTCTTTGATTTATGATATCTACAATcaaatgatttgttttgcaatgGTTTTTCAACTTGATTTTAAGGGAAATTAGATTCAGGCTATTACTATGAGAAAGGTGAAGAGACAATTAAAATGCAGTTTATATTGAACCTCTTATTTATAGGCAATATTCGACAAGTTTTAGAACACTGCAATATATTTGCAATGATCTCGATGTGTCGAAACAAGTAATTAGCTTTGTGTAGCATGCTTGTTTTTCTCATAACTGTTATTTTGAATTCTTTAGTACACCATTATTTAAcctattaattaaaaaatgtataataaataaaaacaacaaatatgCATTTTGATTCATTTACTATTTCCAcataatttttcaaattgaGCTATTTGTTCCGGAACATTGGATTCAGTAATGCTTGTCCACATTGGTGTAGCTGGCTCCTGGTCCGTGAGCGTACTCATGATGTCCATGCGACGAGTGTCCACCATACACCTGCGGGTGATGAGCATGTCCTACGTTCTTCACGTTGGCCTCGAATCCGTTGTGCCCGTCCGACTTGTACTCGACCACACGCTCGGTTCCATCGGCCTCGTGCAGAGTGTAGGCTCCCTTGACGACATCGCCATCACGCACTTCCCACTGGGTCTTGTGGTCACCGGTGTGCGGGTCCTTCACTCCATACTCGAACTTGTACTTCGGGTGTGCGTAGTGTTCCTTGTGCTCGTAGTGATCACCATGGTACTGAGCCGAGGCAACGATAGCCAGACAGGCAATCAGGGCAAGAACCTGCGAGAAGAGAGAATACAGACAACTCAGCTGACAGTCACTAAGATCGCCCGCCGTTCAGTACTATACCTTGAACATGTTGAATGTGCTGTAGAGTGTGTTCACAAGACGAAGCCGAAGAATGAACTGATGAATGCTATGAAGCCGATGAGACGATTTATACTCGGTATTCAGGGTCATCTTCAGCGAATGCATCTTCATTTCAGGGTGAAATTTCACATGAACAGCTGCAATTAATTGACCGAAGCACTTGAGTCTCTTTCGTTTCATCCATAGGAAttaaatttgcaacaaaacGCAATGTAAGTGTTTTGAGTGCATGTCCATGCTAAGGCTGCTTATTACGATTCATTCTTACCAGAGTCAACAACAACTTTCCACAACATTGTCGGTGTAGTCAAAGTTTAAAATCTCATGTTTACTTCCGCAAACATTGGAAAGTTTTGCTGAGAATATCCTTGACGTTGATATATAAATCTTTTTCGCTATATCCAGCCTATGGACAGTCTTCTTTTAGAATTCACATAGTGAGCACATGATACAAGAATCTCAAAATGTTTAAGGTAACAAGTTTCAAagtttatgattttttgttgaaaagtaATTGTCTTATGATATTTTCTCTTATCCAAGCTACTTGTTCTGATCGCTTGTCTGAGCATTGTGGCCTCAACTGACTACGACGATGATTACGACCATAAGGAAGACTTTGCCCACCCGAAGTACAAGTTCGAGCATGAAGTGAAGGATTCCCGTACTGGTGTTCACAAAACCTACAACCGACACGAAGAAGACGGAACAGATCTTGGGATCGAGTATAAATCAGATGATCGCAAGGAGTTTGCAGTACTTTTCCAGAATGTAAAACATGTTGATCGTTTGCAGATCTTCCGAGGAAATTCTTCCCACGGACGCTACGAGTACGACCACGGCACAGGCGCCAACAACGACAATGGTGTCAGTGTCGACAAATGCTACTGAGACGACAAAACCAGAAAATGGAACGGAAAAGGCAGACACAGAGAAgccagcgaagaaaaaaacaagctgctgttaaacatttattttctcGCACATCTATTTCAGATACATTGTTATGGGTTATGTGCTACCTTTTGCGACTGTTTTAAAATCTGGTATAAGCTCTAATACAATACACATATTAATACCAGAATAATGTTGACcaataaaacttaaaaaaaataattattttattgttttgaacAGGAGTCTTGATAATAAAATTAGTAAAATCATATACCGATTGAGGGGATTAGTTAGAAAGAAGTAGATAGTAGTGTCAAAATCATCAACCAGGTGTTCGATTGCTTCTGAACCGTCTTCTCTTATgcaagactgactattcagATACAAGAAAAATCAGGTTCAAAAAGCCAGATATGGCTATACAAGAACTCTCGATGAGTTACAGCGTTCAACTTCAATAAATCTGAAACAGTTGATGACCTTCCATTTTTGGCCCTATAACAGCATATGTTGGACTATCAGGCCCTATTGAGATAGTCAATAATTCAGTGAAAAGGCATgatatattgcattttaacagtatGTAATCTTCTTTATTACATCACAAACGAATTTGGCTTGTTTGAAGGCAGACGATCAACAGATCCTTTAGTAGTGCTTGTCAACGTTGACGTAGCTGGCACCAGAGTATCCGTGATGGACATGCTGCTCCGGAACATGGACTGGAGCTGGGACATGGACAGGCTTATGCACTGGAACATGGACTGGGTGGCTGGAGTACTTCTCGGGGTGATGAGCATGACCGACCTTCTTCACGTCAGCCTCGAATCCGTTGTGACCGTCCGACTTGTACTCGACCACACGCTCGGTTCCATCGGCCTCGTGCAGGGTGTAGGCTCCCTTGACGACATCGCCATCACGCACTTCCCACTGGCTCTTGTGGTCTCCGGTGTGCGGGTCCTTCACTCCATACTCGAACTTGTACTTCGGGTACGCATGATGTTCCTTGTGCTCGGGTTCACCATGGTACTGAGCCGAGACAACGATGGCGAAGCAGGCAATAAGGGCGAGAATCTACAGAAAACGACTCATTCTTATTAGAATAAACTTTCTCCAAACCCACCACATTTCACTCGAGCATACCTtgaacattttgttttgttttcacttttccacACTTCACAGTTGTTCACGTTGAGATAGCTTTGAATGAACtgatgatttgtttgtttcggttCATGAATATTTATACCAAAAGTAGTAGGTATGGCACTTTTTTGACTGAATCTGCCGAGATGCCCTCATCATCTCATTACTCCCACCGTATCTGGTCGGGTCAGTCGCACAGACGCTACGCCGAATCCGTTATGCCTGAACTTGAGCGTCAAAAGTAATTCGTTACTCTGATCCACTTTTTGACTCTATTTGCGTACATCGGGTTATTATCTGCTTGCGCTTTTTCGGCTGATCATTGCGCAATGGTTAATGCGAAATCTTTCTTAACTTTCGCCCGCGCATTGCACGATGGAGTGATCGAGAAATGTGTTCATGACGGGTGTTGGTTGAGAGGCGAAACAGAGGCATTTGATTCtgcaaaatgttttaaatgaaACAGCAAATGAAGCTTTAATAgggttgttgatgttttttgtTGAGCTAAGCctgtttaaaaatgtttaaatatatttgcaaTAGTTTATGTGGCTGACCCTGAGTATCCAGGTACTTCAAATGCGTGTTGTGGAAGATTTAGGAATTCAGCAAAGAATTTTTTTCAAGCAAGGCAatttttacagggtttttacAGGACCAGCGTTCAAAGCCCATCCGGTCCGCCTCCCGGACGCCATAGGGGAAAAATCACGTCAaaggaagctagaaatggcaggaaaaGTCCTTTTGAGAGCAAAAGGAAGGCTCTTTATTCCATATTTCACGAGACACGTGTGAGAGGAGTTTCGTACCGAGAACACAATCCATATTATTTTTCATAGAATCAATTTGATTGCACATCAACAAGTACAAAAATAATGTTGACAGCACTCATTAGAACAATAActattatatttatatttttttcagtAAATGATTTTAAACTGTATACCTTTAACTACGACTATTTTTCCAGTGAATTTCAAAACTTCTTCTCATGAAGGATGATTTATAAGAGatcttgaaatatttcataagtATTGTATTGCCTTAAAATTTCGGACAGGTTGTGCATGGGGGCAATGAGCATGAGAGCATGAGATTAGCTTCGGGAATATCTCATATAGAACTTCACACATTtgcaaccgagcatgcccgagataaggcaaaataacagaGGAAAATGCTTTGATGTTTGTTGTGTATTTTTAATTGCCTATGCTGTTTTTTCAATCTGTACGATAAGTTAAGTAATGCAATAAATGAGAAAATTATTGATGAAATTTTATATCAGtatcaaaattaattaatcacaTTTTATTTCAAGTAATCTAGAACATAATTTTATTCTGCGCTGTACCCTGCTTCTGGCATTGCAGTGTTCTTTAAATCAAACTGAATTACAACACCCTTttgagcaatacggccaggctgttctttatgaataaaaaacagCGACATCCTTCTGAATTTGCCCAGTAAAGAAAGGTACATCAGAATCTTCATTCATTTCATTAGAAGGCAAGCTGATATTTCGAAATGATTTTGATGAACACATCTCAAGATACCAGCCCATTTGTGATATTTAATTGTTCCCCAACGATCAACGGATTAACTTCAATCACAGACAGGTTTATTAATAAAAGAGCACGAGCAGTTTGCAATCGGCCAGCTTCACCCAGGTAAGCTGGGTGGGTCGGACGTTTGCCCAACAGTATTTGCAGTAAACGATAATAAATAATCTTCTCCTATAGAATGCGGTTCGGATTGGGGTTTTGCAATTATCTAGATTAATCTCAACGGCATTTCCCGATCAGCCAGGTTCGTTGGCATCTTGGACGACATCCGCAAAACATCTGCTGATCGCTGAGGCAGTGTTGGTTGCCGCGCGTTGCGCCTTAGTGTTGCTTCCAGACCTTGGCGTAGCTGGTGGCACCCTTGCCATAGTGATCGCCGGTCGCGTACGCACCAGCATAGTTACCGATGTAGCCGTAGGCGTTGTGCTGCTTGACCGGTTCCGGATGGTGGGCATGGCCGAACTTCTTCACGACTGCGTTGAAACCGTTGTGGTCATCCGAGGTGTATTCGACGACACGGGTCGTTCCATCGGCTTCCTTCAGCATGTATCCACCTGCGAAGAATCAACCGGTAAGATTATTGCACCGGACTAACACTACCTTAGGAGAAGCTCAAGATACATACCCTTAACGACATCACCATCACGGAATTCCCACTGCTTCTTGTGATCGCCGGTGTGAGGATCATCCACACCGTACTCGAAGCTGTACTTGGGGTATGCGTTGTACTCGTCGTACTTCTTGGCGTAGCCAGCATCGTACTGTCCGTACTGGTAGTTATCGTACAGGTGAGAACCGTGCTTGCCACCGTACAGGCTGCTGTAGTCGTTGCCCTCGCTGTAGCTGGTCGCCGGTGCCTCGTGGTGTTGGTACTCGTGCGCCTCTCCGATGTACTTGTCGTTACTCAGAACGAGCTGAGGCTCCTGGTACTGGTGGTGGTCCTGGAGCAGCTCCACCGGGTAGTGGACGGCCAGCTTAGGTTCTGGCACATGATGGACATGCTCGAGCACGTGATGCTGCTCCGGTACGTGGTGGTGCTTCGTCACGAAAGCATACTGAGCCGGTTCCACTGGGGCCGACTGGACAGCCGTTGCTGCCAGGACCGCAATAGCAGACACAAACTATTGAAGGAGATTTACAtcgattaaataaattatttgagAACTATGGCTCCGGATTATTATGGGAAAAGTATTGCTATTTAAAGAAAGCTAGGAGTTACTAGGATCACTGATACTATTCAAGGGTTATGGAGTATTGGCCGAGATTGATAGCACTTTGAAGATCGTATGTTTCCTCAAATTTGGATACTTCAAATTCACAATATTCACAGTTCCAAACAGGGTCCTCAAGTATTTCCAATCACTCCACTTGAGTCCTTAACCGTAATACTACAAAACCCTTCACGACTTAGTCACTAGCTCACTCGGGAAAACTCACTCGCAACATTTTCTTCCAAACGGATTCTTCTGCACGTCACAAAAACTGCACTGAGGAAcggttgctactgctgctccgGAACTGCTGGATCCGCTGTTGTACCTTTGCAACGTTAAACTGCACGTCTGATGGTGTTCTGTGCCCGACCGAACGGTTTTATATGGTTGGAGCATTTTTCCACCTGCCTACTAAAAGGTTGCAGCAGAAGTTCGACCGAAAACAGCCCCatcgcgcacatacacacgcccGTGCGCCATTGATTCTCGAGGACACAACCAACCGTCAGCGTCACCTTACCTCTCCCCCCTGCACCAGCTCCTGCAATCTACCCACGGTTACGGCTTCGGTTCAAAGAACTTCAAAACGGACATCAGTGGCAATTAATTGCAGGCAAACCAAAGGTGCGGGTCTACGGTGTCGGTTCGCCGCGAGTCTCGTGAACTCGGCAAGGGTATTCGGGCCGTTCTCGCGCACCGTGTGTCAAAAACCCGTGGCACCATAAACATTAACAACGGGCTCGCTCGAAATCGGCGCAAGCATCGGCACAATAGATGTCTTCAGCGGGCGTTTTCCACCGACCGaaggaaaaatagaaaacggTACAGAACTGCGCCAGTGTGTCAGTCGGCGTGTGCACCGACATTGAGATTAATTTTTTCCACTTCCACCAGCTCTGTGGAGGTGTGGAGGTAGGGCAGTGGCGATGAAAAGCACTTCACGCATGCGTGCCATCAAATCGTCGCACGTGTGACGTACGCTTACGCCAGGGGGGGTGTAAAGGTAACGCATGTCACACCCCTTTGCAAGTGTCTTACAAGGAAAGACTTTTCCGTTGCGTGGAGTTGaaggtgcaaaacaaaaaaacaagggttGAGTCGGTTGAATTGACCCCAAAAGCACTGCTGCACTCGGGCTAATTAGCCTACCGCCCATTAGTGTATAGATCGCTTGAATGTGCaaaggttttgtgtttgttacGGTTACGGTGTTATTTCTGCTTCCGAACGCCCTCCGATGGGAACCGGATTGCGACACCAGTGGCCACTCGATGTTCGCTGGGGCttgttgctgtgttgctgGCGCTCTGTTgcaaacattagcatacactGGCAGCAAGAAAACAAGAACAgattgccaaaaaaaaaaatttttttgcctttgacagattgccttttttctgttgaaCTTCTGCAGGCTCGTCGAATAGCATACCGGGAAGGTGCATTTGGATGCATTTTGAAGTCAGTGCAATGAGGCATGTGGCAGTGTTAATTAGCAATGTTGAACGACATTCCGATCGAGTTTATTAGTATTGCGTGCCAATGATTTGTGTGTCACTCGAGCAGGACGATGGTGCGATGGGGCTGCCAGTCGTACGGCTCAGACGCCCTGATACGTGACACAAGGAAATTGGTTATACTTGTGATCTTGACCACGATATTGGctcgaaacaaaataaagggTAAGGGTTTGAAAGGTAACAAATTAGTTGTTTTAATTACCGGCTGGATGTTCCAACCGGTTGATCGTGCTAAACAGTTTAGAAAATGTTTGTAGGACACCATCAGACAAAAACCCATGCTTGGCCCCTCATTTTCTTCAACCACCCCTTAATAGTATGCGTACGCTGATCCTTATCAGGACCGTGATTAATGAATAAGATTATCAGTCGTTTATTTATCTTTGATTGGCTGCTATATTTTGGTGATTGATCTATTCCTGCCTTGCGTAACGCTCGATATCGATATGCTCCACGCACGCATATTGCATAAATTGATTAGCGCATTATGTAtcgggtgttttgttttttgcttcaggAGTTTAGATATTTATCAGCACGTTTTTGTCTCGAGATTTTCTCAATCCCCTCCCCGGGGGAGTGTCGAATAGGGGCACGGTACAAGGAAATTAATTATCAATCTTTGGTGTGCCGTACCGTGGTAAGCGGTCCGGAAATGCGTCCGTCAACGCAACGTAAGTTATGGTCCGAAGTTCCGAAAGAAAAAGGCAACAGTCCCGTCTGTAGCTCGTAAAACAACGCTTTCCCATCCGTTGTGCCCTGGTGCAGTTTGGAGTTGGCTCGCGAGCAACTGTTTGAGATGTTGAACGGTTGCTGCGCTATCGAAATGGTGGCCGGTGGTTTTATTGGTTGTGATCGGTTGTACTATGTGTTAATCGCTTTGTAGACTTTGTTAGTGCATTAGGTGAGTTGTTTTTGTGTATAATTTTATAGGAATTTTATAGTAAATTTGATTACTTTGAAACCTCCTGACCTTATTCTGAAGCCTTCTCACAAGTGCCCTCCACGTACAGACGAAGGTTGGCGAATCGAAAGCAGCATAGAATGATCGAAATTAAATAGTTCCGTGCAGCACGTGCAGCGGCATCGAACCTGACACATTAATTGAGAACTGATCACTTTTCGTGATCTTCCAACACCATCATTATGCAATATCTGGCTCGTGTTCTATCAATTACCGCACACATATGCTCTGCTGCTTCAAGCTCACCATTTGACCGGCTACCATAGACGGCCTTTCTCATCTCGTTGAGCTTCGGGCACGTTTGGTGGCATAAAAAGTGCAAAAGGAAGGagcgcaaaaaaggaaaacccattCCAACCATGCCTGTCTGTGTTCAGGTCCCCCACCCCCCAGTGGTAGAGGTGTTTTTATATGGTTCATGATGAAAGTTTGATGTCGTGCCATGACCAGCGCAATTTTCGATGTATCCATTTTCAAGGCAAACGGCTAGAAAATAGTGGCCGAAGAAATCTTTGTCACCTTCTTTGCTTTCGATGGGGTAGGGGTTGCATCTCAAGGTGATGACAGGGGGCGTCTCGTGTTCGATTTATAGTGAgctgttttacttttttgaaAAACTGTGATAGAAGATGAgtgataaatttaaaataaatagaaaaaaatatttctaaaaACAATCCATTGCTATCAACAAATTGCTCACTAGACTTATTTTTAGAAGGCACTGTTGTCACtggaatcgaatcgaaagtaCTAAGCGCCCCACCAACGCACCCAGACTGGCTGTGCTGTTCGACTGGGCTGTGGTCACTGCACATTGGACCGAGCGTTGCAAATTCCTgagcaaaacaatcaacaCGTACAAAATTGCTGCTTCGCTTTGTAACGCTTGTTCGGGTGACGCCGCATAGCCGAtcgtaatttttgtttgttttgtgttttatcgATTTCAACATTTCAA
It contains:
- the LOC118514616 gene encoding cuticle protein 19-like; translation: MFKILALIACLAIVASAQYHGEPEHKEHHAYPKYKFEYGVKDPHTGDHKSQWEVRDGDVVKGAYTLHEADGTERVVEYKSDGHNGFEADVKKVGHAHHPEKYSSHPVHVPVHKPVHVPAPVHVPEQHVHHGYSGASYVNVDKHY
- the LOC118510895 gene encoding cuticle protein 8-like — protein: MHSLKMTLNTEYKSSHRLHSIHQFILRLRLVNTLYSTFNMFKVLALIACLAIVASAQYHGDHYEHKEHYAHPKYKFEYGVKDPHTGDHKTQWEVRDGDVVKGAYTLHEADGTERVVEYKSDGHNGFEANVKNVGHAHHPQVYGGHSSHGHHEYAHGPGASYTNVDKHY
- the LOC118510908 gene encoding uncharacterized protein LOC118510908, with the protein product MFKLLVLIACLSIVASTDYDDDYDHKEDFAHPKYKFEHEVKDSRTGVHKTYNRHEEDGTDLGIESSEEILPTDATSTTTAQAPTTTMVSVSTNATETTKPENGTEKADTEKPAKKKTSCC
- the LOC118514617 gene encoding cuticle protein 19-like, with product MFKILALIACFAIVVSAQYHGEPEHKEHHAYPKYKFEYGVKDPHTGDHKSQWEVRDGDVVKGAYTLHEADGTERVVEYKSDGHNGFEADVKKVGHAHHPEKYSSHPVHVPVHKPVHVPAPVHVPEQHVHHGYSGASYVNVDKHY
- the LOC118510891 gene encoding uncharacterized protein LOC118510891, with protein sequence MLRFVSAIAVLAATAVQSAPVEPAQYAFVTKHHHVPEQHHVLEHVHHVPEPKLAVHYPVELLQDHHQYQEPQLVLSNDKYIGEAHEYQHHEAPATSYSEGNDYSSLYGGKHGSHLYDNYQYGQYDAGYAKKYDEYNAYPKYSFEYGVDDPHTGDHKKQWEFRDGDVVKGGYMLKEADGTTRVVEYTSDDHNGFNAVVKKFGHAHHPEPVKQHNAYGYIGNYAGAYATGDHYGKGATSYAKVWKQH